GACCGTCGTTCCGCCTGTCCTCGCGCCGGCGGGCGGGCTGTGTGCCTCAGCGCGAGACCTCCTTCGCCTCGGCCGCGCCCTTAAGGGCAGCGGAACAACTCTGCTCTCGGAAGAGTCGCTGGCGGCGCTTCATACCCCGACGACCGACCCTGGCGTCCTCGAGCGGGAAGAACTGGCGGGTTTTGGCCTCGGCGTGATGGTGTGGGAAGGGAGCGGGGGACGCTACTTCGGGCAAAGCGGCTCGACGACGTGGCAGCATGCTCGGCTGGTCTATCACCCGGAGGCAGACTTCGTGCTCGTCCTTCTCACCAATGCCGCGGCAGGGGAGCAGGCGATTGCTGAGGTCCTTCCGTTCGCCCTTGAGCGCTATACCGGCATTCACGCCGCTCCCCTGAGCTTCGCCGAGCTTCCTCCCTCGGCGCTCGACGAGCTGACCGGCCGCTACGGCTTCGCCGACCCAAGGCTCGGCCCTTTGATTGCGATAACACTCCGGGAGGACGGTTTGCGCTTCGAGTACGGCGGGGAGGCGCGCCTCGCCCCTCTCGCTCCCGACGTGGTGGTGGTCGCAGACGGTCCGCGGCGTGGGCAGCGCGCAGAATTTCTGCGCGACAGCGGCGGGAGCGTGAACTGGCTCCGCTTCGGGGGCAAGGTCTACCCGCGCTTGCGCTAGGGACCGGGCCGTTTGCCCCCTCGTCGCGCCGAGAAGCCACTCGCCCTCTCGAACGAGAAGTCCCGTTCATCGTCTCGACGTGCCAAGCCGCGCGCGGTTCCGGAATGAAGAAGTCGGCGGTCTCCAGGCGGGCGGCGGTTAAGCGGCTATTCGCGGGCCAGCGAGGGGGCAGGCGCAGCCCATCGGCGATCGCGCCGGGAACGGGGGCATCGGCGCGGCTGGCGCCGAGGGGGCGGCGGCCGCGAATTCGGCGCTGCCGACCCCCTCTCAGCATTGGCCGCGCTCCGGACGACGAAGAGGGCGCCGAGCGCAGTGTCGAAGGCGAGGGCGGGAGAACGCAAGGGTCAGCGCCGCTGACGATGGTCGCGCTTGGCTGCTGCGTTCGAGTGATCCAGGCGCGCTGTTCCGGCGTCTCGGTAGAGGCGCTGCGGGCAGGGGCGAGGAAGCGGGCATTGCCAGCATGAAGCTGCGCGAGCGCTGTATCGGGAGTGAGGCCAGTCCTCCTGCGCCACGAGCCGCCGAGAAGCGAGCGTCTGCCTAAGGGGAAGTGCTAAGTCAGCGGCCGCAGCGCTGCAGCGCAGGACGCCTCGGCGAAGGCGGAGCATGGCCCGTCCTCCTCCTGAACGGAGCCGGCTCCCAGCGGCAGAAGCCGACGTGCGGTCTGCCCCGTTTCGCTGCGCACGAACGGCTGTCAGGACGGGAAGCGATCTTTCCGAGGGGAGGAGGCGGCGGTTAGACCTCGCCGCGGGCAAGCGTGGCGAGGAACTCCTTGTTGGAGGAGGTCTTGGCAAGGCGATCGAGAACGCGCTCGGTCGCTTCGGTCGAACTCGTTGAGTTGGCGGTGATCATGGCCACCATGCGGCGCAGCAGCCACACTTTGGCAAGCGAGTATTCATCGAGCAGCAGTTCTTCGCGGCGGGTGCTGCTGCGAACGATGTCGATCGCCGGGAAGATCCGCCGCTCCGCCAGCTTGCGGTCGAGGTGGAGCTCCATGTTGCCGGTGCCCTTGAACTCCTCGTAGATGACATCGTCCATTCGGCTGCCGGTGTCGATGAGACAGGTGGCGATGATAGTCAGGCTGCCGCCTTCTTCGATATTCCGTGCTGCCCCGAAGAACCGCTTCGGCGGATAAAGCGCAACCGGGTCGATGCCGCCGGAGAGCGTTCGGCCGCTCGGCGGCATCGCGAGGTTATAGGCGCGCGAGAGGCGGGTAATGCTGTCGAGCAGGATGACGACATCCTTGCCGATCTCGACGAGCCGCTTCGCGCGCTCGAGGGCGAGTTCGGCGACGCGAGTGTGATCTTCCACGGGCTCGTCGAAGGTGGAAGAGATAACCTCGGCTTTCACTGAGCGCTTGACGTCGGTCACTTCCTCAGGGCGCTCGCCGATCAGGCAGAACATAAGGTGGATGTCAGGGCAGTTGGCAGTGATGCCGTTGGCGATGTCTTTCAGGATCGTCGTCTTGCCGGCTTTCGGCGGCGAGACGATGAGGCCGCGCTGGCCGCGTCCGATCGGGGTGATGAGGTTGATCAGGCGCTGGCTGAGGTTGCGCGGGTCGGTCTCAAGGTCGATCAGGCGGTTGGGGAAGATCGGCGTCAGCTGCTCGAAGTGCGGACGCTGCTTCAACTCCTCCGGCGAGAGGCCGTTGGCCGAGTCGACGCGGAGCAGACCGTAATACTTTTCGTTTTCCTTGGGCGGGCGGACTTGGCCGGTGACATAGTCGCCGGTGCGCAGGCCGAAGCGCCGGATCTGCGATTGCGAGACGTAGACATCGTTCGGCCCGGGCAGCATGCTTTCGCCGCGCAGAAAGCCGTAGCCGTCCTCGACAATCTCAAGGACGCCCCCGATCATGAGCGGCTGGTTCTGCGGTTCGGGAGAGGTTTGGAGAAGGCGGCTGATCAGGTCGTGCTTTGTGAAGGGGGTGTGGCCGGCGCTGGTGAGCTCGCGAGCAATCTGGACGAGCTCTTCTCGCGCTTTCAGTTCGAAGTCGGCCGGGGCAGGCTTGTCAAGAACGTCCATCGGTCGTTGACCCCGGTAATCAAGGGTTTTCGGCGGCTTCACCTATCTCCCATCTGGCGCGATTTCGGCAGCGGGGTAATCCAGTGACAAGCGCTCTCGTGGGAGACCATCCTGAAACGATCGACTGCGGTAACAGGAGTAGTTCCAACACCTGCAACAGGATGGGTAGTGAGGCGCTCGTCTGGCGCCGGACGATCGCGGCGTCCTAACGAGGAAACACGGCCGAACTTCGCGTTCAGTCACCCTCAGCATACCAAAATGGCGGAACGACTGCAAGAGACTACGGGGCTGCGCCGTTGCTGCAGCCGTCGGCCCATGGCCGCAGCGCCGATTCGCACGGGGCGCGTTCTTCGCCGACGCCGGGCGCGGAACCATTTGACGCCTACTTCTCGTCATGATACTATCCGCCGCGGAACTACTCGGTTGGAGACGACCTCGCGCTGCAACAACTGCATACGGCTCATCAAGAGAGGTGGAGGGAAAAAGGCCCTGTGAAGCCCGGCAACCCAGTCTCGATCGAGGAGGAGACGAGACAGCGGGTGCCAATTCCGGCGGCGTTCGCCGCAAGATGAGTCTCGCTGACTTGATGAGCCTCTTCGCATGACGAAGAGGCTCAAGCATTTAAGCGCCGATCGAGGAGGACAAGTGACCTACACGCGCGGGCTGCATTGTCGTGAGTGCGGCCGTGAGTATCCGATCGCGCCGACGTATGTCTGCGCTTTCTGCTTTGGCCCGCTTGAAGTGACCTATGACTACGACGCGATCGGCGCAGCGCTGACGCGAGAACGGATCGCGGGTCGTCGGCCGACGATGTGGCGCTATCGCGAGCTGTTGCCGGTTGACGGCGACGAAGTAGTCGAGATCAACACCGGCTTCACCCCGCTCGTTGAGGCGACCAATCTCGCGCGTCGGCTTGGCATCGAACGGCTCCTCCTGAAGAACGACTGCGTCAATCCCACCTATTCGTTCAAGGATCGGGTTGTCTCGGTTGCGGTCACCAAGGCGCTCGAGTTCGGGTTCGAGACCATTGCCTGCGCTTCGACGGGAAACCTTGCAATGAGCGTCGCCGCTCACGCAGCCCGTGCCGGCAAGCGCGCAGTCGTCTTCATCCCGTCCGATCTCGAACTGGGCAAGGTCTACGGAGCGCTTGTCTTCAACCCGATCCTCGTCGCCATCGACGGCACTTACGATGATGTCAATCGGCTGTGTACCGAGATTGCGGACGCCTACCGCTGGGCTTTTGTCAATATCAATGTCCGCCCCTACTACGCGGAAGGAAGCAAGACCCTCGCCTATGAGACGGCCGAACAGCTCGGCTGGCGTGCGCCGGACAACGTGGTCGTGCCGATGGCGTCGGGCTCGCTCTTCACCAAGATCTGGAAAGGGTTCAACGAACTTGCCAAGGTGGGGCTGATCGACCCTCCGAAGACGCGCATGTTTGGCGCCCAGCCCGAGGGATGCAGTCCGATCGCAACCGCGTACGCCAAGAAGACGTTCGCCGTCCGCCCGGTCCGGCCCAACACGATCGCCAAGTCCCTCGCTATCGGCAATCCCGCCGACGGCTATTACGCCTTGAAGGCGATGGAGGAGTCGGGCGGCGGTGCTGCCGCAGTGAGCGATGAGGAGTTGATCGAGGGGATCAAGCTGCTCGCTGAGACCGAGGGGATCTTTGCGGAAACGGCCGGCGGCGTGACAATCGCCGTTCTCAAGAAACTCGTTGAGCGCGGGGAGTTGCCTCGGCACGGCACGACTGTCGCGTACATCACCGGCAACGGTCTGAAGACGATGGAAGCGCTTGAGGGACATCTTGCCGACGCCATCCGGATCCCACCCACCCTCGCTGCCTTCGAGGCCGCCTTTGCGGCTCGCGAGCGCGCACTCGTCCCAGCCTAAGCAAGGAGAGACAACGCATGAGCAGCATTCGCGTCCGGATCCCCGCCGCGCTTCGGTCGCAGACGAACGAGCAAAGCGAGGTCGAGATCGAAGCCGACGATGTTCGCGGGGTTATCGAAGCGCTCGACCGACGGTTTCCCGGCATCGGCGCCCGGCTGCGCGACGATACCGGTGAGCTGCGCCGTTTTGTCAATGTCTACGTCAACGGCGAAGATGTCCGCTTTCTTGACGGCCTCAGCACGCCCATTAAGCAGGGCGATGAGGTGAGCATCATTCCCGCCGTCGCCGGCGGCTCGCTCGAGGCCGCGGCGGCAGAAACGCGCGCTTAGCGCCAGACGCTCGCAAGGACACGGCGCAGGTTGCCGAAGCAGACGCGCTCGATCCGCTCGTCGCTCCAGCCGCGCCGCTGGAACTCCTCGAGCAAACGGGGAAGACAGCTTGCGTCCTTGAGCGCGTTCGGCACGACTGCGCCGTCGAAGTCGGAGCCGATCGAGACATGGCGATCCCCGACGAGCGCGATGATGTGCTCAAAGTGCGCCATCACGATGTCGAGCGAGGTGTCGGGATTGGCAGCACAGTCGGGACGCAGATACGCGACGAAGAAGGTGATGCCGATCGTTCCGTCGTGGTCAGCGATGGCGCGAATCTGGTCATCGTCGAGATTGCGGGGGTGAGGCGAGATCGCCTTGGCGTTGGAGTGCGAGGCGAGAAACGGTCCCTCGACCGCGCGCGCAAGGTCCCAGAACCCGGCGGGGTTCAGATGGGAGACATCAAGCACAATCCCGAGCTTCTGGCATTCGCTGATGAGGGCGTATCCCGCCTCGGTCAAGCCGCTGGTCGGCTGGGGGTCGCGGAACGCGACGCCGCTCGCGAAAGCATTCGGTCGGCTCCAGGCGAGTCCGATCGAGCGCAGTCCCGCTTCGTAAAACAGCCGCAGCTCTTTCAGCGAGGGCGCGATTGGCTCTGCGCCCTCGAAGTGAAGGATCGCCCCGAATGTCCCGTCCGCGCGCGCTCGATCGAGGTCGGCAATAGTTCGCACCAGCCGCATTCGGCCGTCCGACCGCTCGATGAGGCGGTAGAGGTCGTCGATCTGCTTGATCGCGTAGCCGGTAGCGTTCTGCTCCGCCTGCTCGGTCGTCAGAAAGACGGCGGCGAAGGCGGCGGCGAGCCCGCCGCGCTTGGCGCGCGGGAGGTCGACATGCCCGCGCTCGCTCTCGCTGAGAAAATCTCGCTGCTGCCGTGGCAGCGCGGAGAGAAAGTCCTCATGGCCATCGAGGATCGGCGGCAGTTCCGGCATCGGCGCTCCTCCAGCGCTACAGGGCGACTGGCTGTGGCGGCAGCGGCGACATCTCGGCCAGCCAGCGCAGCACCAAGCGCAGGTACTCTCCGCGCAGCTGCTGGTTGACCGGGCGCGACCGCGCTGCTTGGAGATGGTCGACAAAATAGCCGGTCCAAAACGCGAGGACGCCGAACACGTCGTCGGGGCTTACGGGACCGGCAATAGCTTCATAGCGCGCGTGCGCTGCGCTGGCGGGGCCGCCTCCCTCACGTTCGACGCCGAGCGCCCAGTAGACGCTGTCGTAAGCGGGCGTGCCGAGAATGGCGTGGTCCCAGTCGATGAGGACGGTTTCGCCGCGGCGCAGGAAGAGGTTATCCGAGCGGACGTTGTTGTGAACGAGCGTCTTGCGGCCGGGACCGAACAGCGCGAGATACGCGGCTTCAAGCTGCGGACGTGCCCGCTCGAACCAGTCCCACCACTCGGCCGTGCACGTTGCGGGCAGGTCGCCCTGCGCGCGCCGTCGCGCCGCGATCCGGTCGAAATAGGGCTGCGGCCGGTCGCGCCCGTGCCAGTCGTCGGGGATGAAAGCGGGCG
Above is a genomic segment from Dehalococcoidia bacterium containing:
- a CDS encoding dipeptidase, translating into MPELPPILDGHEDFLSALPRQQRDFLSESERGHVDLPRAKRGGLAAAFAAVFLTTEQAEQNATGYAIKQIDDLYRLIERSDGRMRLVRTIADLDRARADGTFGAILHFEGAEPIAPSLKELRLFYEAGLRSIGLAWSRPNAFASGVAFRDPQPTSGLTEAGYALISECQKLGIVLDVSHLNPAGFWDLARAVEGPFLASHSNAKAISPHPRNLDDDQIRAIADHDGTIGITFFVAYLRPDCAANPDTSLDIVMAHFEHIIALVGDRHVSIGSDFDGAVVPNALKDASCLPRLLEEFQRRGWSDERIERVCFGNLRRVLASVWR
- a CDS encoding MoaD family protein; protein product: MSSIRVRIPAALRSQTNEQSEVEIEADDVRGVIEALDRRFPGIGARLRDDTGELRRFVNVYVNGEDVRFLDGLSTPIKQGDEVSIIPAVAGGSLEAAAAETRA
- a CDS encoding aminoglycoside phosphotransferase family protein, translated to MTEVPRALIEAAGRFLGAAVRETVLSTAPFSVRPVLRLFLDDGRTVILKTGAPIPASSDPSFRWADLVERETWMYERAGIAPTIRPQLLGAVEAAGWRGLLLEDLTGFTMPPPWTPHAIDSCARALAILHRSAPPAFIPDDWHGRDRPQPYFDRIAARRRAQGDLPATCTAEWWDWFERARPQLEAAYLALFGPGRKTLVHNNVRSDNLFLRRGETVLIDWDHAILGTPAYDSVYWALGVEREGGGPASAAHARYEAIAGPVSPDDVFGVLAFWTGYFVDHLQAARSRPVNQQLRGEYLRLVLRWLAEMSPLPPQPVAL
- the thrC gene encoding threonine synthase — its product is MTYTRGLHCRECGREYPIAPTYVCAFCFGPLEVTYDYDAIGAALTRERIAGRRPTMWRYRELLPVDGDEVVEINTGFTPLVEATNLARRLGIERLLLKNDCVNPTYSFKDRVVSVAVTKALEFGFETIACASTGNLAMSVAAHAARAGKRAVVFIPSDLELGKVYGALVFNPILVAIDGTYDDVNRLCTEIADAYRWAFVNINVRPYYAEGSKTLAYETAEQLGWRAPDNVVVPMASGSLFTKIWKGFNELAKVGLIDPPKTRMFGAQPEGCSPIATAYAKKTFAVRPVRPNTIAKSLAIGNPADGYYALKAMEESGGGAAAVSDEELIEGIKLLAETEGIFAETAGGVTIAVLKKLVERGELPRHGTTVAYITGNGLKTMEALEGHLADAIRIPPTLAAFEAAFAARERALVPA
- the rho gene encoding transcription termination factor Rho, coding for MDVLDKPAPADFELKAREELVQIARELTSAGHTPFTKHDLISRLLQTSPEPQNQPLMIGGVLEIVEDGYGFLRGESMLPGPNDVYVSQSQIRRFGLRTGDYVTGQVRPPKENEKYYGLLRVDSANGLSPEELKQRPHFEQLTPIFPNRLIDLETDPRNLSQRLINLITPIGRGQRGLIVSPPKAGKTTILKDIANGITANCPDIHLMFCLIGERPEEVTDVKRSVKAEVISSTFDEPVEDHTRVAELALERAKRLVEIGKDVVILLDSITRLSRAYNLAMPPSGRTLSGGIDPVALYPPKRFFGAARNIEEGGSLTIIATCLIDTGSRMDDVIYEEFKGTGNMELHLDRKLAERRIFPAIDIVRSSTRREELLLDEYSLAKVWLLRRMVAMITANSTSSTEATERVLDRLAKTSSNKEFLATLARGEV